One Kitasatospora sp. NBC_01287 DNA window includes the following coding sequences:
- a CDS encoding TetR/AcrR family transcriptional regulator, protein MSTSQSPRSGTRARIIAVALELFSEQGYEKTSLREIADRLGVTKAALYYHFKTKDDIVHGIVATMAAPIDETIAWGEQQTWSPAVRDELVRRFAAGMTERIPLLRFFHENQPALRESPAGLEFKARMAAMARLVHGPGASFDDRLRATMALFSVNSAFFLLKNDTEDASGCQPHGGGSDHAATLDDAVAGALTVALENAARIEPRQGV, encoded by the coding sequence ATGAGTACGTCGCAGAGCCCCCGCAGTGGCACGCGGGCCCGGATCATCGCGGTCGCGCTGGAGCTTTTCTCGGAGCAGGGCTACGAGAAGACCTCGCTGCGGGAGATCGCCGACCGGCTGGGGGTCACCAAGGCTGCGCTGTACTACCACTTCAAGACCAAGGACGACATCGTCCACGGCATCGTGGCCACGATGGCGGCGCCGATCGACGAGACCATCGCCTGGGGCGAGCAGCAGACCTGGTCCCCGGCGGTGCGCGACGAGTTGGTGCGCCGGTTCGCGGCCGGGATGACCGAGCGGATCCCGCTGCTGCGCTTCTTCCACGAGAACCAGCCCGCGCTGCGCGAGTCGCCGGCCGGGCTGGAGTTCAAGGCCCGGATGGCCGCGATGGCCCGTCTGGTGCACGGCCCGGGCGCCTCGTTCGACGACCGGCTGCGCGCCACCATGGCGCTCTTCTCGGTGAACTCGGCGTTCTTCCTGCTCAAGAACGACACCGAGGACGCCTCCGGCTGCCAGCCCCACGGGGGCGGGTCCGACCATGCGGCGACCCTGGACGACGCCGTGGCGGGCGCGCTCACCGTGGCGTTGGAGAACGCCGCGCGGATCGAGCCCCGCCAGGGCGTGTAG
- a CDS encoding M23 family metallopeptidase, producing the protein MLPRPVLPARDVYAVFRGPHRRQAISSAVAGAALLGVVLAAVPGSASAQTVHPTTPGSSAFTATARDRAPFDNLVQVADPSAYQLPRGSHTAQQAVAVAGNLAAAAAAAGVPAQAQGQAQPQAPAPEPAPPQAPPAAPAWSAPAPGARISYEFGHPDAGYVAGYHTGVDFAVNTGTPLLAVGEGTVVEANWGGAYGNEVVVRLADGHFALYAHMSRLSVSEGDHVTAGQPLGASGSTGNATGPHLHFEIRTADRYGAVIDPVAYLLAHGVTGL; encoded by the coding sequence GTGCTGCCCCGTCCCGTGCTGCCGGCTCGCGACGTCTACGCGGTCTTCCGCGGACCGCACCGGCGCCAGGCGATCTCCTCGGCGGTCGCGGGGGCCGCACTGCTCGGCGTGGTGCTCGCGGCGGTCCCGGGCAGCGCGTCGGCACAGACGGTGCACCCGACCACCCCCGGCAGCTCCGCCTTCACCGCGACGGCCCGCGACCGGGCACCCTTCGACAACCTGGTGCAGGTGGCCGACCCGAGCGCGTACCAGCTGCCGCGCGGCTCCCACACCGCCCAGCAGGCGGTGGCCGTGGCGGGCAACCTGGCCGCGGCGGCGGCTGCCGCAGGGGTTCCGGCGCAGGCCCAGGGGCAGGCACAGCCGCAGGCGCCGGCCCCGGAGCCCGCCCCGCCGCAGGCGCCCCCGGCGGCGCCCGCGTGGTCGGCCCCCGCCCCCGGCGCGCGGATCAGCTACGAGTTCGGCCACCCCGACGCCGGTTACGTGGCCGGCTACCACACCGGCGTGGACTTCGCGGTGAACACCGGCACCCCGCTGCTGGCCGTCGGCGAGGGCACCGTGGTCGAGGCCAACTGGGGCGGCGCCTACGGCAACGAGGTGGTCGTGCGGCTCGCCGACGGGCACTTCGCGCTGTACGCGCACATGTCCCGGCTGAGCGTCAGCGAAGGCGACCACGTGACGGCCGGTCAGCCGCTCGGCGCCTCCGGCAGCACCGGCAACGCCACTGGCCCGCACCTGCACTTCGAGATCCGCACCGCCGACCGCTACGGCGCGGTGATCGACCCGGTCGCCTATTTGCTGGCGCACGGGGTGACGGGGCTTTGA
- a CDS encoding low specificity L-threonine aldolase, giving the protein MAYESNKWNESNGRSDAVLGPADRRFALWRAGHRILSGPRPVTLHERLAELGADARTAVGPLERPDFYGDGVVAELERRVAGLLGKPAALFFPTGTMAQQVALRCWARRRPDPVVATHPLFHLETHERRAHQRLTGLDAVWPTTAPRLPTAAELRDFDEPFGILMIELPLRAAGFVLPPWSELTALVAAARERGAVVHLDGARLWEAAAHYGRPLPHLAALADSVYVSFYKALGGISGAALAGGEELIREARTWRHRYGGLLYQQWPAALSALAALGRELPRLPGYLSQAQVIAKGLREVLPQVPGGRLNPDPPHTHQFQLLLPHPPERLTEANLRHAELTGDALFGTWSESGHVGLALTEVTALAPALAWNSAQVSDSFSGFLKLLGPSRG; this is encoded by the coding sequence ATGGCCTACGAGTCGAACAAGTGGAACGAGTCGAACGGTCGATCGGATGCGGTGCTCGGCCCGGCGGACCGCCGCTTCGCCCTCTGGCGGGCCGGCCACCGGATCCTCTCCGGGCCCCGCCCGGTCACCCTGCACGAGCGCCTGGCCGAGCTGGGCGCCGACGCCCGCACCGCGGTCGGGCCGCTGGAGCGGCCCGACTTCTACGGCGACGGCGTGGTCGCCGAGCTGGAGCGGCGGGTGGCCGGCCTGCTCGGCAAGCCCGCCGCGCTCTTCTTCCCCACCGGCACCATGGCCCAGCAGGTCGCGCTGCGCTGCTGGGCCCGGCGCCGCCCCGACCCGGTGGTGGCCACCCACCCGCTCTTCCACCTGGAGACCCACGAGCGCCGCGCCCACCAGCGGCTCACCGGACTGGACGCGGTCTGGCCCACCACCGCACCCCGGCTGCCCACCGCCGCCGAGCTGCGCGACTTCGACGAACCCTTCGGCATCCTCATGATCGAGCTGCCGCTGCGCGCGGCCGGCTTCGTGCTGCCCCCCTGGTCCGAGCTGACCGCCCTGGTGGCCGCCGCCCGCGAGCGCGGCGCCGTGGTGCACCTGGACGGCGCCCGGCTCTGGGAGGCGGCCGCGCACTACGGCCGCCCGCTGCCGCACCTCGCCGCCCTGGCCGACTCGGTGTACGTCTCCTTCTACAAGGCGCTGGGCGGCATCAGTGGAGCAGCGCTCGCGGGCGGTGAGGAGCTGATCCGCGAGGCCCGCACCTGGCGCCACCGCTACGGCGGACTGCTGTACCAGCAGTGGCCCGCCGCGCTCTCGGCGCTGGCCGCGCTCGGACGCGAACTGCCCAGACTACCCGGCTACCTGAGCCAGGCCCAGGTGATCGCCAAGGGGCTGCGCGAGGTGCTGCCCCAGGTCCCCGGCGGACGGCTGAACCCCGACCCGCCGCACACCCACCAGTTCCAGCTGCTGCTGCCCCACCCGCCCGAGCGCCTCACCGAGGCGAACCTGCGGCACGCCGAGCTGACCGGCGACGCGCTCTTCGGCACCTGGTCGGAGTCCGGCCACGTGGGCCTGGCGCTGACCGAGGTGACCGCCCTCGCACCGGCCCTCGCCTGGAACTCCGCGCAGGTCAGCGACTCGTTCAGCGGTTTCCTCAAGCTGCTCGGCCCGAGCCGGGGTTGA
- a CDS encoding trypco2 family protein has translation MNDRFADIELAEAVEAVRRQLAAAAERAAGERFQFEVGTVELEFAIELRRDAALKGGVRAWVLQAGAEVGAGRTSSHKVTVSLTPKDLATGGSVLVGNPDLGSDEGFH, from the coding sequence GTGAACGACCGATTCGCTGACATCGAGCTCGCGGAGGCGGTCGAGGCCGTCCGCCGGCAGCTGGCGGCGGCCGCCGAGCGCGCGGCCGGTGAGCGGTTCCAGTTCGAAGTCGGGACGGTCGAGCTGGAGTTCGCCATCGAGCTGCGCCGCGACGCCGCGCTCAAGGGCGGGGTGCGGGCCTGGGTGCTGCAGGCGGGCGCCGAGGTCGGCGCCGGGCGCACCAGCAGCCACAAGGTCACCGTCTCGCTCACCCCCAAGGACCTCGCCACCGGCGGCAGCGTCCTGGTCGGCAATCCCGACCTGGGCAGCGACGAGGGCTTCCATTGA